Proteins encoded by one window of Massilia sp. NR 4-1:
- the argH gene encoding argininosuccinate lyase — protein sequence MTAQLSKKGEAWSARFSEPVSDLVKRYTASVFFDNRMAKADIQGSLAHAEMLAAQGIIAAADLAEIQRGMAQISQEIDAGQFEWLLDLEDVHLNIEKRLTELVGDAGKRLHTGRSRNDQVATDIRLYVRSAIDDISALLHQLRTALTDLAEKNADTILPGFTHMQVAQPITFGHHMLAYVEMFGRDAERMADCRKRVNRLPLGAAALAGTTFPIDRLRVAQTLGFDDVCHNSLDAVSDRDFAIEFTAAASLIMMHVSRMSEELVIWMSPRVGFIDIADRFCTGSSIMPQKKNPDVPELARGKTGRVYGHLMGLLTLMKGQPLAYNKDNQEDKEPLFDTVDTVVDTLRIFADMAGGISVKPDAMRAAALQGYATATDLADYLVKKGLPFRDAHEAVAHAVRACDTLGCDLADLSLDQLRTFSPLIGEDVFAVLTLEGSVAARDHVGGTAPKQVRAAIARVRSQLAM from the coding sequence ATGACTGCACAACTCTCCAAGAAAGGCGAAGCCTGGTCGGCGCGCTTTTCCGAACCTGTTTCCGACCTCGTAAAACGCTATACCGCTTCCGTCTTTTTCGACAACCGCATGGCCAAAGCCGACATCCAGGGCTCGCTGGCGCATGCTGAAATGCTGGCGGCGCAAGGCATCATCGCGGCCGCCGACCTGGCCGAAATCCAGCGCGGCATGGCGCAGATCTCGCAGGAGATCGACGCCGGCCAGTTCGAATGGCTGCTCGACCTGGAAGACGTCCACCTGAATATCGAGAAGCGCCTGACCGAACTGGTCGGCGACGCCGGCAAGCGCCTGCACACCGGCCGCTCGCGCAACGACCAGGTGGCGACCGATATCCGCCTGTACGTGCGCTCGGCCATCGACGACATCAGCGCCCTGCTGCACCAGCTGCGCACGGCCCTGACCGACCTGGCCGAAAAGAACGCCGACACCATCCTGCCCGGCTTCACCCATATGCAGGTGGCGCAGCCGATCACCTTCGGCCACCACATGCTGGCCTATGTCGAAATGTTCGGCCGCGACGCCGAGCGCATGGCCGACTGCCGCAAGCGCGTCAACCGCCTGCCGCTGGGCGCCGCCGCGCTGGCCGGCACCACCTTCCCCATCGACCGCCTGCGCGTGGCGCAAACCCTGGGCTTCGACGACGTTTGCCACAATTCGCTGGACGCCGTCTCCGACCGCGACTTCGCCATCGAATTCACGGCCGCCGCCTCGCTGATCATGATGCACGTCTCGCGCATGTCCGAAGAGCTGGTGATCTGGATGAGCCCACGCGTGGGCTTCATCGACATCGCCGACCGCTTCTGCACCGGCTCGTCCATCATGCCGCAGAAGAAAAACCCCGACGTGCCGGAACTGGCGCGCGGCAAGACCGGCCGCGTCTACGGCCACCTGATGGGCCTTCTGACCCTGATGAAGGGCCAGCCCCTGGCCTATAACAAGGACAACCAGGAAGACAAGGAACCGCTGTTCGACACCGTCGACACCGTGGTCGACACCCTGCGCATCTTCGCCGACATGGCCGGCGGCATCAGCGTCAAGCCGGACGCCATGCGCGCCGCCGCGCTGCAGGGCTATGCCACCGCCACCGACCTGGCCGACTACCTGGTGAAAAAAGGCCTGCCTTTCCGCGACGCCCACGAAGCCGTGGCCCACGCCGTGCGCGCCTGCGACACCCTCGGCTGCGACCTGGCCGACCTGTCGCTGGACCAGCTGCGCACCTTCTCGCCGCTGATCGGCGAGGATGTCTTCGCCGTGCTGACGCTGGAAGGCTCGGTCGCCGCGCGCGACCACGTCGGCGGCACCGCACCCAAGCAGGTGCGCGCCGCCATCGCTCGCGTAAGGAGCCAGCTCGCCATGTAA
- a CDS encoding GNAT family N-acetyltransferase encodes MSRLHISDDPSLLDIGLIHRFLSEQTAWARDIPRATVERALAHSLCLGGYLDGSQVAFARITTDRATFAYLADVFVLPAQRGKGYSKQLMAAVLAHPDLQGLRRFMLATSDAHGLYAQYGFAPPARPETLMERYFPAIYQDQATATASGKAE; translated from the coding sequence ATGAGCCGGCTGCATATCAGCGACGACCCCTCCCTGCTCGATATCGGCTTGATCCACCGCTTCCTCAGCGAACAGACGGCGTGGGCCAGGGATATTCCGCGCGCCACGGTGGAGCGCGCGCTGGCGCACTCCCTGTGCCTGGGCGGCTATCTGGACGGAAGCCAGGTCGCTTTCGCCCGCATCACCACCGACCGCGCCACCTTCGCCTACCTGGCCGATGTGTTCGTGCTGCCCGCGCAGCGCGGCAAGGGCTACAGCAAGCAGCTGATGGCGGCGGTGCTGGCCCATCCCGACCTGCAAGGGCTGCGCCGCTTCATGCTGGCCACCTCCGATGCGCACGGCCTGTATGCCCAGTATGGCTTTGCGCCGCCGGCCCGCCCGGAGACGCTGATGGAGCGCTACTTCCCCGCCATTTACCAGGACCAGGCTACTGCCACTGCATCAGGCAAGGCGGAATAA
- a CDS encoding YfcC family protein: MKKFKLPNTFVLLFAILALIALATWLVPGGKYDTHLVNGKQLIDPASFHYIDSKPQGLAALMMAPIKGFAEAALIIGFVLIVGGAFAVLQKTEAIDALIKSIARAHSHSRFVRAALIPVFVTMFSLGGATFGMNEEAIPFILIFVPLALALGYDSVVGVSIPFVGSQVGFSAAFLNPFNVGIAQGIAGLPVFSGMAYRIIVWVIATAVTIVFLMWYAARIKRHPEKSPTWVLDCEKRKEQQLDLSGFSGMTLQHRLVLWIFVATLGAMVFGVVQFGWYIEQIAALFLSMAILVGIVGRLGTDEMVASFLQGARDLVTTALVIALARGTMILARDANIIDSMLHGLMPLVQSSSPVFAAQKMFLIQSVINFFIHSGTGQAALTMPIMAPLADLVGVTRQTAILAYQFGEFTTPMIPTSGITVGVLALARIPWLTWARWMVPLQLIYLALALLLLIPPCLMQWQ; this comes from the coding sequence ATGAAAAAATTCAAACTGCCCAATACCTTTGTCCTGCTGTTCGCCATCCTGGCCCTGATCGCGCTGGCGACCTGGCTGGTCCCCGGCGGCAAATACGATACCCATCTGGTCAACGGCAAGCAACTGATCGATCCGGCCTCCTTCCACTATATCGACAGCAAGCCGCAGGGACTGGCGGCGCTGATGATGGCGCCCATCAAGGGCTTTGCCGAGGCGGCGCTGATCATCGGCTTCGTGCTGATCGTGGGCGGCGCCTTCGCCGTGCTGCAAAAGACCGAGGCCATCGACGCCCTGATCAAATCCATCGCGCGTGCGCACAGCCATTCGCGCTTCGTGCGCGCGGCCCTGATTCCGGTCTTCGTCACCATGTTCTCGCTGGGCGGCGCCACCTTCGGCATGAACGAGGAAGCGATTCCCTTCATCCTGATCTTCGTGCCGCTGGCGCTCGCGCTGGGCTATGACTCGGTGGTGGGCGTGTCGATTCCCTTTGTCGGCTCGCAGGTCGGCTTTTCGGCCGCCTTCCTCAATCCCTTCAATGTCGGCATCGCCCAGGGCATTGCCGGGCTGCCGGTGTTTTCCGGCATGGCTTACCGCATCATCGTGTGGGTGATCGCCACCGCCGTCACCATCGTCTTCCTGATGTGGTACGCGGCGCGCATCAAGCGCCATCCCGAGAAAAGCCCGACCTGGGTGCTGGACTGCGAAAAACGCAAGGAACAACAGCTCGACCTGAGCGGCTTCAGCGGCATGACCCTGCAGCACCGCCTGGTGCTGTGGATCTTCGTCGCCACCCTGGGCGCCATGGTGTTCGGCGTGGTGCAGTTCGGCTGGTATATCGAGCAGATCGCCGCCCTGTTCCTGAGCATGGCCATCCTGGTCGGCATCGTCGGCCGCCTCGGCACCGACGAGATGGTGGCGTCCTTCCTGCAGGGCGCGCGCGACCTGGTGACCACGGCGCTGGTGATCGCGCTGGCGCGCGGCACCATGATCCTGGCGCGCGACGCCAATATCATCGACAGCATGCTGCACGGCCTGATGCCGCTGGTGCAGTCTTCCAGCCCGGTGTTCGCGGCGCAGAAGATGTTCCTGATCCAGTCGGTGATCAACTTCTTCATCCACTCCGGCACCGGCCAGGCCGCGCTGACCATGCCCATCATGGCGCCGCTGGCCGACCTGGTCGGCGTGACGCGCCAGACCGCCATCCTGGCCTACCAGTTCGGCGAATTCACCACGCCCATGATCCCTACCTCCGGCATCACCGTCGGCGTGCTGGCCCTGGCGCGCATTCCCTGGCTGACCTGGGCGCGCTGGATGGTGCCGCTGCAACTGATCTACCTGGCGCTGGCCCTGCTGCTGCTTATTCCGCCTTGCCTGATGCAGTGGCAGTAG
- a CDS encoding succinylglutamate desuccinylase/aspartoacylase family protein, with the protein MQAHTHPISAPHSSASYALHSFHFGTPGQGKKVYIQASLHADEVPAMLVAQFLRRRLIALEAEGKVRGEIILVPAANPIGLAQAVHGAPFGRFELASGINFNRGFKHVADELKQSLAGLLGGDAQENIGLVRAHARQSIARWQPASDAEALKKHLLGMAIDADFVFDLHCDNEATLHVYAGTPLAPAVEPLARLMGAQAVLLSLAAGGEPFDEACSRLWWDLQSHFGPATPIPPSCMAVTVELRGEMDVHYELAERDAEALLCYLTLNGVIDGDAAGVAAALPAPLCAMTPLEGSEPIIVPHAGVLVYHRQLGERLKAGEVVADVIDPVSGHTTPLRCTVDGIFYARTAHRHVLRGWNVGKVAGAQAYRAGDLLSQ; encoded by the coding sequence ATGCAAGCACACACACATCCGATTTCGGCGCCGCACAGCAGCGCCAGCTATGCGCTCCACAGCTTCCACTTCGGCACGCCCGGCCAGGGCAAGAAGGTGTATATCCAGGCTTCGCTGCATGCCGACGAGGTGCCGGCCATGCTGGTGGCCCAGTTCCTGCGCAGGCGCCTGATCGCACTGGAGGCCGAGGGCAAGGTGCGCGGCGAGATCATCCTGGTGCCGGCCGCCAATCCCATCGGTCTGGCGCAGGCCGTGCACGGCGCGCCTTTCGGCCGCTTCGAGCTGGCCAGCGGCATCAATTTCAACCGCGGCTTCAAGCATGTGGCCGACGAACTCAAACAATCGCTGGCCGGCCTGCTGGGCGGCGATGCGCAGGAAAACATCGGCCTGGTGCGCGCGCATGCGCGCCAGTCCATCGCGCGCTGGCAACCGGCCAGCGATGCCGAGGCGCTGAAAAAGCACCTGCTGGGCATGGCCATCGACGCCGACTTTGTATTCGACCTGCATTGCGATAACGAAGCCACGCTGCATGTCTACGCCGGCACGCCCTTGGCGCCGGCCGTGGAACCGCTGGCGCGCCTGATGGGCGCCCAGGCCGTGCTGCTGTCGCTGGCCGCCGGCGGCGAACCTTTCGACGAGGCCTGCAGCCGCCTGTGGTGGGATCTGCAAAGCCATTTCGGCCCCGCCACGCCGATTCCGCCGTCCTGCATGGCGGTGACGGTGGAACTGCGCGGCGAGATGGACGTGCACTACGAGCTGGCCGAACGCGATGCCGAAGCCCTGCTCTGCTACCTGACCCTGAACGGCGTGATCGACGGCGATGCGGCCGGCGTAGCCGCCGCCCTGCCCGCGCCGCTGTGCGCCATGACGCCGCTGGAGGGCTCGGAACCCATCATCGTGCCGCATGCCGGGGTGCTGGTCTACCACCGCCAGCTGGGCGAACGCCTGAAGGCCGGCGAGGTGGTGGCCGATGTGATCGATCCCGTGAGCGGCCATACCACCCCGCTGCGCTGCACGGTGGATGGCATCTTCTACGCCCGCACGGCGCACCGCCACGTGCTGCGCGGCTGGAACGTGGGCAAGGTGGCGGGGGCGCAGGCTTACCGCGCCGGCGACCTGCTGAGCCAATAA